One part of the Aspergillus fumigatus Af293 chromosome 7, whole genome shotgun sequence genome encodes these proteins:
- a CDS encoding putative FAD binding monooxygenase translates to MDPPFKVIIVGGSIAGLTLAHCLHRAEIPCIVLEKRPQIAPQEGASVAILPNGARILEQLEVYDAVEKLVKPKHVLNMYFPDGFHFSDPYPKTMNELFGFPMACLDRQQLLQVLYQLFPKKPDIYVGKSVVGVDEQDSRVLVYTADGSTYEGDLVVGADGVHSRVRTQMWRAAKMRRPGLISESEMKGMSIEYACIFGASPTVPGLDERHLHSRVDNGTAFILVPGVNGRLSWFIIVRLDKKYQYGSAPRFSVKDAAAWGERLTDKNIWKDIKFEQVWQSRQTVDMTALEETIFRNWSCGRIVCIGDSMHKMTPNLGQGANCAIEDAAALTNKLHDALKVKNPGRKLSDDEIEQALSEFSNIQVKRISKIYNVSWTTARLQTRANLVYRLLLRYFIPYAGDKPAKRVLRIFEGATALDFIPLPTRSGPGWTPQKREETFFPRWTIALAFLVLISVVSINLKPVGYYSYWLSLLGGFLMDRIR, encoded by the exons ATGGATCCCCCTTTCAAGGTCATAATTGTCGGGGGATCAATTGCCGGCCTTACTCTCGCTCACTGCCTGCACAGGGCAGAGATTCCCTGCATTGTCCTCGAAAAGCGGCCCCAAATTGCTCCCCAAGAAGGAGCATCTGTTGCCATCCTGCCAAACGGGGCCCGCATCCTGGAACAACTGGAGGTCTACGACGCGGTTGAGAAGCTGGTGAAGCCAAAGCACGTCTTGAATATGTATTTCCCAGATGGATTCCATTTCAGCGATCCGTATCCCAAGACTATGAATGAGCT CTTCGGGTTCCCAATGGCGTGTCTGGACCGTCAACAATTACTCCAAGTTCTGTATCAGCTGTTTCCCAAAAAACCCGACATCTACGTGGGCAAAAGTGTCGTAGGGGTTGACGAACAGGATAGCCGTGTGCTGGTGTACACTGCCGATGGAAGCACCTACGAGGGTGACCTGGTCGTGGGTGCCGACGGAGTCCACAGCCGTGTTCGAACTCAGATGTGGCGCGCAGCAAAAATGCGACGGCCTGGTCTGATCAGTGAAAGCGAGATGAAAG GGATGAGTATCGAGTATGCCTGCATTTTCGGTGCCTCTCCTACGGTTCCAGGATTGGACGAGCGACACCTGCATTCCAGAGTAGACAACGGAACAGCATTCATCCTCGTCCCCGGAGTCAATGGACGATTGTCCTGGTTCATCATTGTCCGATTGGACAAAAAATATCAATACGGTAGTGCGCCGCGGTTCTCAGTCAAAGACGCTGCAGCCTGGGGTGAGCGATTGACGGATAAAAACATATGGAAGGACATCAAATTCGAGCAGGTGTGGCAGAGTCGCCAGACTGTCGACATGACGGCACTGGAAGAAACTATATTTCGAAATTGGAGTTGCGGCCGCATTGTCTGCATTGGCGATAGCATGCACAAG ATGACACCGAATCTCGGACAAGGGGCCAACTGTGCTATTGAAGACGCTGCTGCCCTGACCAACAAACTACACGATGCTCTGAAGGTTAAAAATCCAGGACGCAAGCTATCtgacgacgagatcgagCAAGCCTTGTCCGAATTCAGCAACATCCAAGTTAAACGCATATCCAAGATCTACAACGTGTCGTGGACCACCGCGCGCTTGCAGACTCGAGCAAATCTGGTGTATAGGCTACTCTTGCGGTATTTCATTCCATACGCGGGAGACAAACCCGCGAAGAGAGTACTGAGGATTTTCGAGGGAGCTACAGCGCTGGACTTCATCCCATTACCCACCCGCTCAGGTCCCGGCTGGACACCGcaaaaaagggaagaaacgTTCTTTCCAAGATGGACTATTGCGCTTGCATTTTTGGTACTGATATCAGTGGTGTCAATCAACCTGAAGCCTGTTGGATATTACAGTTACTGGCTGTCGCTCCTTGGCGGCTTCCTTATGGACAGAATCCGATGA